In Candidatus Hinthialibacter antarcticus, the following are encoded in one genomic region:
- a CDS encoding glycosyltransferase yields MDYSFVIPAYNEERRVARCIESIQESMQALPREYEIIVADDASDDDTAKIAERLGARVVASGKRNIGATRNVGAKAANGETLIFVDADSFISPQTVVQMGRALEEGAIGGGATIEWSSRAGFFANLCLIGWNTASRLFHMPAGSFFFVHKRAFEQAGGFDETYFATEELHLGKELKRLGRLTVVKAPIQTSPRKVHEFSGWEIAKMLFAISLSPGRTLKNRDKLHVWYERRNKSSQ; encoded by the coding sequence ATGGACTATTCATTCGTCATCCCCGCATACAACGAAGAGCGACGCGTCGCCCGTTGCATCGAGTCGATTCAAGAGTCGATGCAGGCGCTGCCGCGTGAATATGAGATCATCGTCGCGGATGACGCATCCGACGACGACACCGCGAAAATCGCTGAGCGACTGGGCGCGCGCGTGGTCGCGTCCGGCAAACGCAACATCGGCGCGACTCGCAACGTCGGCGCAAAAGCGGCGAACGGCGAAACGCTGATTTTTGTAGACGCTGACAGTTTTATCTCGCCGCAGACGGTAGTCCAAATGGGCCGCGCATTAGAAGAGGGCGCCATCGGCGGCGGCGCAACCATCGAATGGAGCAGCCGCGCCGGGTTTTTCGCTAACCTATGCCTCATCGGTTGGAACACTGCCTCGCGGTTATTTCACATGCCGGCGGGTTCGTTTTTTTTCGTGCACAAACGGGCCTTTGAGCAGGCGGGCGGGTTCGACGAAACTTATTTCGCTACCGAAGAGTTGCATTTGGGCAAAGAATTAAAACGGCTTGGGCGCCTGACTGTCGTCAAAGCGCCCATTCAAACTTCGCCGCGAAAAGTGCACGAATTCAGCGGGTGGGAAATCGCCAAAATGTTATTTGCAATTTCACTTTCGCCCGGACGTACGCTAAAAAACCGCGATAAGCTCCACGTCTGGTACGAACGCCGCAACAAGTCCTCTCAATAA
- a CDS encoding DUF4097 family beta strand repeat-containing protein translates to MNTRFRTAGFHLALAALVLLSIAGCGLNGKYEEEVSLSVNAEGARTIKVDTVNGKIDLKAVDGDEVKVFAIKTIRARTDSSAEAFSQSVEIKAEVVGDEVRIYAKHPRATFGKSVSVLLEVECPPDLAAKLNTVNGQVKANGMTNGVEASTTNGRVDLLDVSGGVVANTTNGRIEARLGTMETAGKFNTVNGSVDVSVMNCLADIEAGTVNGSVKVMLPAHFNGSLDASTVNGRASCDLEINAEINKKKHVKGTIGDGQGPSIRLNAVNGSTKVEELQIEEVPV, encoded by the coding sequence ATGAATACGCGATTTAGGACGGCGGGTTTTCACCTGGCCTTGGCTGCATTGGTTTTGTTGAGTATCGCCGGGTGCGGTTTGAATGGAAAATATGAAGAAGAAGTTAGCCTGTCGGTCAACGCCGAAGGCGCCCGGACGATCAAGGTCGATACGGTAAACGGAAAAATCGACCTCAAAGCCGTCGATGGCGATGAAGTCAAAGTCTTCGCGATCAAAACCATCCGTGCTCGCACTGATTCCTCCGCCGAGGCGTTTTCTCAATCGGTTGAGATCAAGGCGGAGGTCGTGGGCGACGAGGTGCGAATTTACGCCAAGCACCCAAGAGCGACGTTCGGCAAATCGGTGTCGGTGTTGCTCGAAGTCGAATGTCCGCCCGATTTGGCGGCGAAGTTGAACACGGTCAACGGACAAGTGAAAGCCAATGGCATGACCAACGGCGTCGAGGCGAGCACCACCAACGGGCGTGTTGACTTGCTGGACGTTTCGGGCGGGGTGGTTGCCAACACAACCAACGGTCGCATTGAAGCGCGGCTTGGCACAATGGAAACGGCGGGCAAATTCAACACCGTTAACGGTTCCGTCGATGTTTCGGTGATGAATTGCCTGGCGGATATTGAGGCTGGTACGGTAAACGGTTCGGTCAAAGTCATGCTCCCGGCACACTTCAACGGATCATTGGATGCGTCGACCGTAAACGGAAGGGCTTCATGCGATTTAGAGATCAATGCCGAAATCAATAAGAAAAAACACGTCAAAGGAACCATCGGCGACGGACAAGGACCGAGCATTCGTCTCAATGCCGTGAACGGCTCCACAAAAGTGGAAGAATTACAGATAGAAGAAGTCCCGGTTTAA
- a CDS encoding glucosyl-3-phosphoglycerate synthase, translated as MTKINEWLASNTFHHSQYWDLLKLVEEKEKQNLTISLCIPTLNEETTIGKEVIIFISELMKRYPLLDEIAVIDSGSTDKTLDVASTFGADVYLSADILPEYGEKKGKGENLWKAIYQLKGDIIVYVDADIKNIHPRFVYGLVAPLIYRPEIKYVKAFYDRPLAFSQGVRPSGGGRVTEILTRPMFSLFFPELTAIIQPLSGEYAVRREVLERIPFPIGYGVETSHLIDVYHQWGMDAFGQTDLDQRVHRNQATRSLGKMSFGIMQTFLNRCESLGVINEMPDLGKVLYQFQAHDKTYEPIEHAIVEEERPPMMEIAEYREKFHPND; from the coding sequence GTGACAAAGATTAATGAATGGCTCGCCAGCAATACCTTTCATCACTCCCAGTATTGGGACCTGCTCAAGTTGGTGGAAGAAAAAGAGAAGCAAAACCTGACTATCTCGCTGTGCATCCCCACGCTGAATGAAGAAACGACCATAGGCAAAGAGGTCATCATCTTTATTTCAGAACTGATGAAGCGCTATCCATTGTTGGATGAGATCGCCGTGATTGATTCGGGTTCGACCGACAAGACGCTCGACGTGGCTTCGACCTTCGGCGCCGACGTTTATCTCTCAGCTGACATCCTGCCTGAATACGGCGAGAAGAAGGGCAAGGGCGAAAACCTGTGGAAAGCGATTTACCAACTCAAAGGCGACATCATTGTCTACGTCGATGCTGATATCAAAAACATTCACCCGCGTTTTGTGTATGGCCTGGTGGCGCCGCTGATCTACCGGCCTGAGATCAAGTACGTCAAAGCGTTTTATGACCGTCCGCTGGCTTTTTCGCAGGGGGTGCGTCCCTCCGGCGGCGGGCGGGTGACGGAAATTTTAACGCGGCCGATGTTCTCGTTGTTTTTCCCTGAACTGACGGCGATCATTCAACCGCTGTCGGGCGAATACGCCGTCCGTCGCGAGGTGTTAGAGCGCATCCCGTTCCCGATTGGCTACGGCGTCGAGACTTCGCACCTGATCGACGTGTATCATCAATGGGGCATGGACGCATTTGGTCAGACCGATCTCGACCAGCGCGTCCACCGCAACCAGGCTACGCGCTCGCTGGGCAAAATGTCGTTCGGTATCATGCAGACGTTTTTAAACCGCTGCGAGTCGCTGGGCGTCATCAACGAGATGCCTGATTTGGGCAAGGTGTTGTATCAGTTCCAGGCGCATGACAAAACCTACGAGCCGATTGAACACGCCATCGTCGAAGAAGAACGGCCTCCCATGATGGAGATCGCCGAGTATCGCGAAAAATTTCATCCCAATGACTGA
- a CDS encoding HAD family hydrolase — MNNALIQRIRALSAPLDPLPTGLTATVAPMPGLRAAIFDVYGTLIVSGVGDISLSQEHARDEGIREALHACGFTVRNEWADAAFGRQLLNLIHSHQQIQRDTGTEFPEVDIRAVWKDLLMDWRRAEIIEGEAVEAEILAIEYEARVNPAWPMPRLKETLDELRERGVILGIVSNAQFFTPLLFEAFLEQSLDKLGFDLDLCIWSYEHLQGKPSTQLYELAAQRLHEKYSISPQQAVFVGNDRRNDVWPAQQVGFQTALYAGDQRSLRLREDDPNCSRVQADAVLTSVDQILSLFPAV; from the coding sequence ATGAACAACGCTCTTATTCAACGCATCCGCGCATTAAGCGCTCCGCTCGACCCGTTGCCAACGGGTTTAACGGCAACGGTCGCGCCCATGCCGGGGCTGCGCGCCGCAATTTTTGACGTATACGGGACCCTGATCGTCTCCGGCGTCGGCGACATCAGCCTCAGTCAGGAACACGCCCGCGACGAGGGTATACGCGAGGCGCTGCACGCCTGCGGTTTTACCGTGCGCAACGAATGGGCCGACGCGGCGTTTGGTCGCCAGCTGCTCAACTTGATTCATTCACATCAACAAATACAGCGCGACACAGGAACCGAATTTCCCGAAGTTGATATTCGCGCCGTATGGAAAGATTTGTTAATGGATTGGCGGCGGGCGGAGATCATCGAAGGCGAAGCCGTTGAAGCGGAGATATTAGCCATCGAATATGAAGCCCGCGTGAATCCCGCCTGGCCCATGCCCAGATTAAAAGAAACGCTTGACGAATTGCGCGAGCGCGGCGTGATTTTAGGCATCGTATCCAACGCGCAATTTTTTACTCCACTTTTGTTTGAAGCCTTTTTGGAGCAATCGCTCGACAAATTGGGGTTTGATTTGGATTTGTGTATATGGTCGTATGAGCATCTGCAAGGCAAGCCCTCGACCCAATTGTATGAACTCGCAGCGCAGCGCTTGCATGAAAAATATTCGATCTCGCCGCAACAAGCGGTGTTTGTCGGCAACGACAGGCGCAATGACGTCTGGCCCGCGCAGCAGGTCGGATTTCAGACGGCGTTGTACGCGGGAGACCAGCGTTCGCTGCGCTTACGCGAAGATGATCCCAACTGCTCTCGTGTACAAGCCGATGCGGTGTTGACCTCGGTCGATCAAATTCTCAGCCTGTTTCCCGCCGTCTAA
- a CDS encoding DUF1223 domain-containing protein, producing MKRFLLTLACLVPLMGALAQDAPDGYRAPVIVELFTSEGCSSCPPADEVLAHLSDLGFSDEQVIPLSYHVDYWNDIGWTDPFSHKYCTQRQWNYARLYRASQVYTPQMIVNGTKQFLGSNQTLAKQTIQDAWQKTDAAKIQFSNISNEIHSPTLTLKITYTLHEAFGPGELALFVAATEDKLASDVTRGENQGRVLKHHAVVRTIKRINQISTKQNAPVAKQVSLSIKPGWQRNNLRAVVFIQNLTNGAIIGAASKRLAGDTTAASNPLYE from the coding sequence ATGAAACGATTCTTATTAACACTGGCCTGTCTGGTTCCCCTCATGGGCGCGCTCGCCCAAGACGCGCCCGATGGATATCGCGCTCCAGTGATTGTGGAACTTTTTACTTCAGAAGGCTGTTCCAGTTGCCCGCCCGCTGACGAGGTGCTTGCCCATTTATCGGACTTGGGATTCAGCGACGAACAAGTGATTCCTCTGTCTTATCATGTTGATTATTGGAACGACATCGGCTGGACCGATCCCTTTTCTCATAAATATTGTACGCAGCGGCAGTGGAACTACGCCCGCCTCTATCGCGCCAGCCAGGTCTATACGCCGCAGATGATTGTGAATGGAACCAAGCAATTTCTTGGATCAAACCAGACGCTCGCCAAACAAACCATCCAAGACGCTTGGCAAAAAACGGACGCGGCGAAAATTCAGTTCAGCAATATCAGCAACGAAATTCACTCGCCAACATTGACGCTGAAAATTACATACACGCTGCATGAAGCCTTCGGCCCCGGCGAATTGGCGCTGTTTGTTGCAGCGACGGAAGACAAACTCGCCAGCGACGTTACGCGAGGCGAAAACCAAGGCCGCGTACTCAAACATCACGCCGTCGTCCGCACGATAAAGCGCATAAACCAAATCTCAACCAAACAAAACGCCCCCGTCGCCAAACAAGTTTCATTGTCAATCAAACCCGGCTGGCAGCGTAACAACTTAAGGGCTGTGGTCTTTATTCAAAACCTGACCAACGGCGCCATTATCGGCGCCGCCTCAAAGCGCTTGGCAGGCGATACCACGGCGGCTTCAAACCCGTTGTATGAATAA
- a CDS encoding glycosyltransferase family 4 protein, with protein MKERIGFLSTRFAGTDGVSLETNKWSHVFEAKLNHKTFWYAGRIDKPAEISFCVPEAHFGFPENEWINKQIWGYGTRSSIITKRIRDLADYLKETIYEFVGSYDITILVLENVLSIPMHVPLGIAVTEFLSETQMPSIGHHHDFYWERSRFLVSAVQDYLDMAFPPRSHSVQHVVINQSAQEELSWRKGVPAMLVPNVFDFDSPPPMLPDEYTSDIRAEIGLTPDDVMILQPTRIVPRKGIEHAIHMVAMLEDPKYKLVVSHEAGDEGFEYRNMLAEYAAEEGVDLRFIATRIGEYRQLDSQGKKIYTLWDLYPHADLVTYLSLYEGFGNALLEGFYFKKPIIVNRYSIYARDIEPKGFLVPAIDGYITRRFVDEVRRLIEDENHRNHVINHNYKLARRFYSYEVLQRKLNSLVANLRGV; from the coding sequence ATGAAAGAGCGCATCGGATTTTTATCCACCCGCTTCGCTGGTACTGACGGCGTCTCGCTTGAGACCAATAAATGGTCGCATGTGTTTGAGGCCAAGCTAAACCACAAAACCTTCTGGTACGCCGGACGCATCGACAAGCCGGCGGAGATCAGTTTTTGCGTCCCCGAAGCGCATTTCGGTTTCCCTGAGAATGAATGGATCAACAAACAAATCTGGGGCTACGGCACCCGCTCCTCCATCATCACCAAGCGCATTCGCGATCTCGCAGACTATCTCAAAGAAACCATCTACGAATTTGTCGGGTCGTATGACATCACCATTCTGGTCTTAGAAAACGTGCTCAGCATTCCGATGCACGTCCCCTTGGGCATCGCCGTTACGGAATTTTTGTCGGAAACGCAAATGCCTTCCATTGGGCATCATCATGATTTCTATTGGGAGCGCAGCCGCTTTTTAGTCAGCGCGGTGCAGGATTATCTCGACATGGCGTTTCCACCGCGCAGCCATAGCGTTCAGCACGTGGTTATCAATCAGTCCGCCCAGGAAGAACTCTCGTGGCGCAAAGGCGTACCCGCGATGTTGGTGCCGAATGTGTTTGATTTCGATTCGCCGCCGCCCATGCTGCCAGACGAATACACCTCTGACATCCGCGCGGAGATCGGCCTGACGCCCGACGACGTAATGATCTTGCAGCCAACCCGCATCGTGCCGCGCAAAGGCATCGAACACGCCATCCACATGGTGGCGATGTTGGAAGACCCCAAATATAAATTAGTCGTTTCACACGAGGCGGGCGACGAAGGCTTTGAATACCGCAACATGCTGGCTGAATACGCCGCTGAAGAAGGCGTCGACCTGCGCTTCATCGCCACCCGCATCGGCGAATACCGTCAGCTCGATAGCCAGGGCAAAAAAATATACACGCTGTGGGACCTCTACCCCCACGCCGACCTCGTAACCTATCTCAGCCTTTACGAAGGCTTCGGCAACGCGCTGCTCGAAGGCTTTTATTTCAAGAAGCCCATCATCGTCAACCGTTATTCGATCTACGCGCGCGACATCGAACCGAAAGGCTTTTTGGTTCCCGCCATCGACGGCTACATCACCCGGCGCTTCGTCGATGAAGTGCGGCGGTTGATTGAAGACGAAAACCACCGCAACCACGTCATTAACCATAATTACAAACTCGCGCGGCGTTTTTACAGTTACGAAGTCTTGCAGCGAAAACTCAACTCGCTCGTCGCCAACCTGCGGGGAGTCTAA
- the folB gene encoding dihydroneopterin aldolase: MIIRIKNLRIPAEVGVHAWEHGAPQLVVINVLLEYDASDAAKSDALKHSVDYQLMTQKISEAVRAVHFHLLERMAEHVLQIMMEDERIILAEVEIDKPDALTLADSVSVSARAHR; the protein is encoded by the coding sequence GTGATTATCCGCATCAAGAATTTACGCATCCCCGCCGAAGTCGGCGTCCACGCTTGGGAACATGGCGCGCCCCAACTGGTCGTCATAAATGTGCTGCTTGAATACGACGCAAGCGACGCCGCGAAAAGTGATGCGCTCAAGCACTCGGTCGATTATCAACTGATGACGCAGAAAATTTCCGAAGCGGTGCGCGCTGTCCATTTTCATTTATTGGAACGCATGGCGGAGCACGTATTGCAAATCATGATGGAAGACGAACGCATCATTCTGGCGGAAGTCGAGATCGACAAACCCGATGCGCTTACGCTGGCCGATTCAGTGTCGGTGTCAGCAAGAGCGCACCGCTAA
- a CDS encoding SDR family oxidoreductase, with product MNQQGTALITGGSRRIGREIALTLARQGWRIALHYNHSCNDAEQLASEIQKNGGECELFCADLSEVKSATALITETFERCPDCNVLINNASIFERAPLLETDEDFFDRHFNINFKTPFFLTRDFARRCKQGSVINLLDTKITQKFSNYFAYTLSKKALFEFTRMAAKELAPAIRVNGVCPGLILPPPGDDEAYIERMQNRVPMKTRGRPQDIASAVLFLLENEFITGDCIFIDGGEHLLK from the coding sequence ATGAACCAACAGGGAACGGCCCTCATCACTGGCGGATCGCGCCGTATTGGTCGCGAAATCGCGTTGACGCTGGCGCGGCAGGGCTGGCGTATCGCCCTGCATTACAACCATTCGTGCAATGACGCCGAACAACTCGCAAGCGAGATTCAAAAAAACGGCGGCGAATGCGAGCTATTTTGCGCTGACCTCAGCGAGGTGAAATCCGCGACGGCGTTGATTACTGAAACCTTTGAGCGCTGCCCCGACTGTAATGTGTTAATCAACAACGCTTCGATTTTTGAACGGGCGCCATTGCTTGAAACCGATGAAGATTTTTTTGACCGGCATTTCAATATTAATTTCAAGACGCCGTTTTTTCTGACTCGCGACTTTGCGCGGCGATGTAAACAAGGCAGCGTGATCAACCTGCTTGATACAAAAATCACCCAGAAATTCTCCAACTATTTCGCCTACACGCTGTCCAAGAAGGCGCTGTTTGAATTCACCCGCATGGCCGCGAAAGAGCTCGCGCCCGCCATTCGCGTCAACGGCGTGTGTCCTGGCTTGATTCTACCGCCGCCGGGCGACGACGAAGCCTACATCGAGCGTATGCAAAACCGCGTACCCATGAAGACGCGCGGGCGCCCGCAAGACATCGCCAGCGCGGTATTGTTTTTATTAGAGAATGAATTCATCACCGGAGACTGCATTTTTATCGACGGCGGCGAGCACCTTTTGAAGTGA
- a CDS encoding nitroreductase family protein: MDLEAFERLVRERRAVRHFKPDPLPEGLLDRLLDAAHWAPSGYNLQPTHFAVATDPELRQRLLPSCMGQKQICEAPAVVVFLGDRAVVKNNFEKMIQAEKDAGVINEGYEQMLRKMVPLAFDKGPMRTHWLWKKFLLPIVRQVKPVPRLPAVEEEYWLTKQVMLSAMVFMLAASAAGLSTVPMEGFDETKVKKILKIPKRFVAPLLLPVGYAVDGELKKTRLPIDSLVHYNEWSA, encoded by the coding sequence ATGGACCTTGAAGCCTTTGAGCGCCTGGTGCGCGAACGCCGCGCCGTACGCCATTTTAAACCGGACCCGTTGCCCGAAGGCTTGTTAGACCGCCTGTTAGATGCGGCCCATTGGGCGCCCAGCGGCTATAATTTGCAACCTACACATTTTGCGGTCGCGACCGACCCCGAACTTCGACAACGGCTGTTGCCTTCGTGCATGGGGCAAAAGCAAATTTGCGAAGCGCCCGCCGTGGTCGTCTTTCTCGGCGACCGCGCTGTGGTCAAAAATAATTTTGAAAAAATGATTCAGGCCGAAAAAGACGCAGGCGTCATCAATGAGGGCTACGAACAAATGCTGCGCAAGATGGTGCCGTTGGCGTTCGACAAAGGGCCGATGCGGACGCATTGGTTATGGAAAAAATTCTTGTTGCCGATTGTGCGCCAGGTGAAGCCAGTGCCAAGGCTGCCTGCGGTCGAAGAAGAATACTGGCTGACCAAACAGGTGATGTTGTCGGCGATGGTATTTATGTTGGCCGCCAGCGCGGCGGGGCTGTCCACTGTGCCGATGGAAGGCTTTGACGAAACCAAAGTGAAAAAGATATTAAAAATCCCCAAGCGTTTTGTGGCGCCGCTACTGTTGCCGGTTGGGTACGCCGTCGATGGAGAATTGAAAAAAACGCGGCTGCCGATTGATAGCCTGGTACATTACAACGAGTGGTCAGCATGA
- a CDS encoding M20/M25/M40 family metallo-hydrolase: MKKLSNGLPTMEEILQQLPDMQNGLEEMREVVLANLVMLGEIPSPTFQEADRVQFLVNRFSECGLASISTDEAGNGLAVHPGTKGDRNILLVAHTDTVFPRTVDHSMSVEKECVTGPGVADNSLGVAVLASLPTILEHLNINLSSNLILMGATRSLGRGNLSGLRFFLSNSEMPVHCGVCVEGMELGRLSFNSIGMIRGEIQCEVPENYDWTGIAASGAISVINETINQICAIPLPKKPYSTIILGSVEGGNSFNTIATEARLRFEARSDSVEIVAQIDELLNDIVAEMKYRSKAKVTLETLALRQPGGIGFRHPLVRNVRNIMQALDIQPHVSPSLSELSAFIDHKIPAVTIGITHGERHNQEDESIQIEPIYKGLAQLIGSLMAIDGGYCDKD, encoded by the coding sequence GTGAAAAAACTATCGAACGGTTTACCGACGATGGAGGAAATTCTCCAACAGTTGCCCGATATGCAAAACGGTCTCGAAGAAATGCGCGAAGTCGTTTTGGCGAACCTGGTCATGCTGGGCGAGATTCCATCGCCGACGTTTCAAGAAGCAGACCGGGTTCAATTTTTGGTAAACCGTTTTAGCGAATGCGGCCTGGCGAGCATCTCCACCGACGAAGCGGGCAACGGTTTGGCGGTCCACCCCGGGACCAAGGGCGACCGGAATATTTTATTGGTCGCGCATACCGACACCGTATTTCCGCGCACGGTCGATCATTCGATGAGCGTCGAAAAAGAATGCGTCACCGGGCCGGGCGTCGCCGACAACAGTTTGGGCGTTGCGGTATTGGCTTCGCTGCCGACGATTTTAGAGCATTTGAATATCAATCTGAGTTCTAACCTGATTTTGATGGGCGCCACCCGCAGCCTGGGGCGCGGCAATTTAAGCGGCCTGCGTTTTTTTCTCAGCAACTCTGAGATGCCGGTGCATTGCGGGGTTTGCGTGGAAGGGATGGAACTGGGGCGGCTGAGCTTTAACTCCATCGGTATGATTCGCGGCGAGATCCAATGTGAAGTGCCCGAAAATTACGACTGGACCGGCATCGCCGCCTCGGGCGCCATTAGCGTCATCAACGAAACCATCAATCAAATCTGCGCGATCCCGCTGCCCAAGAAGCCGTACAGCACCATTATTCTCGGCTCGGTCGAAGGCGGCAATTCATTCAACACCATCGCCACCGAAGCGCGGCTGCGCTTTGAGGCCCGCAGCGACTCGGTCGAAATCGTCGCCCAAATTGATGAACTACTCAACGACATCGTGGCGGAAATGAAATACCGCTCCAAGGCGAAAGTCACGCTGGAGACGCTGGCGCTGCGCCAGCCGGGCGGCATCGGTTTTCGCCACCCGCTGGTGAGGAACGTGCGCAATATCATGCAAGCGCTCGACATTCAGCCGCACGTCTCGCCCAGTCTGTCAGAACTTTCGGCCTTTATCGACCATAAAATTCCCGCCGTGACCATCGGCATTACCCACGGCGAGCGGCACAACCAGGAAGATGAATCCATCCAGATCGAGCCGATCTACAAAGGCCTCGCGCAATTGATCGGGTCGCTGATGGCGATTGACGGAGGGTATTGTGACAAAGATTAA
- a CDS encoding glycosyltransferase family 4 protein, translated as MTDERMRVAIVHYHLRPGGVTRVIENAVASLKERVAAVAISGPNGPTFERKRFPCPIVELPALAYEEGAPACSPDELAIQLREAATHALGGAPDVWHIHNHSLGKNATLTAAVHRLAQRGERLLLQIHDFAEDGRPSNYRFLTERLSHSNPGGFSEQLYPDAAHIHYAALNARDLNILATAGAPTQRLHALANPVALDDSEVDVIASDQRFFLYPTRAIRRKNIGELLLWAAASRPGDRFGVTLAPNNPTAKPIYDRWVQFAQELNLPVEFEVGAKSPLPFPALMRSAHALMTTSVAEGFGLAFLEPWLAGRPLLGRNLADITSDFVQEGVNLSGMYERVEVPLDWVGERDFRRTLDRGLKTAWSDYGRVPAPGDQEQAFAASVTGGRVEFGRLPEAMQETVIERIAKSQQAKSEISPASLDAAIADARVVQDNRRRIQDAYNLRQYGDRLFSIYHSIAQSEPAPLASLDAGALLNAFMSPQRFCLLRT; from the coding sequence ATGACTGACGAGAGAATGCGGGTTGCGATTGTTCACTACCATCTTCGTCCCGGCGGCGTGACCCGGGTGATTGAGAACGCCGTCGCGTCGCTCAAAGAGCGGGTTGCGGCGGTCGCGATATCCGGCCCCAACGGCCCGACCTTCGAGCGCAAACGCTTTCCATGCCCGATCGTGGAGTTGCCTGCTCTCGCGTACGAAGAGGGAGCGCCCGCTTGTTCGCCGGACGAGCTCGCAATACAACTGCGCGAGGCGGCGACTCATGCGTTGGGCGGCGCGCCCGACGTGTGGCATATTCACAACCATTCACTCGGTAAAAACGCGACCTTGACCGCCGCCGTCCATCGACTGGCGCAACGCGGTGAACGGCTGTTGTTGCAGATTCACGACTTCGCCGAAGACGGGCGTCCGTCGAATTACCGCTTTTTGACAGAGCGGCTATCGCATTCAAACCCGGGCGGATTCTCTGAACAATTGTATCCCGACGCGGCCCATATTCACTACGCCGCATTGAACGCCCGCGACTTGAATATACTCGCAACCGCAGGCGCGCCAACGCAACGCTTGCACGCCCTCGCGAACCCGGTTGCGTTAGATGACAGCGAAGTTGACGTCATTGCCAGCGATCAGCGTTTCTTTTTGTATCCAACCCGCGCCATTCGTCGTAAGAACATCGGCGAGTTGTTGCTGTGGGCGGCTGCATCCAGGCCCGGCGACCGCTTCGGCGTCACGCTTGCACCAAACAACCCGACCGCGAAGCCAATCTATGACCGCTGGGTGCAATTCGCCCAAGAATTGAATCTGCCAGTTGAATTTGAGGTCGGCGCCAAATCGCCGCTGCCGTTTCCCGCGTTGATGCGCAGCGCTCATGCGCTGATGACCACCAGCGTCGCCGAGGGCTTTGGCCTGGCGTTTTTGGAACCCTGGCTGGCGGGACGGCCGTTGCTTGGGCGCAACCTGGCGGACATTACCTCCGACTTTGTTCAAGAAGGCGTCAACCTGAGCGGGATGTACGAACGCGTAGAGGTTCCGCTCGACTGGGTCGGCGAACGCGACTTTCGCCGGACGTTGGACCGGGGCCTCAAAACCGCATGGAGCGATTATGGGCGCGTTCCGGCGCCGGGCGATCAAGAGCAGGCTTTCGCCGCTAGCGTGACAGGCGGGCGGGTTGAATTTGGCCGCTTGCCCGAAGCCATGCAGGAAACGGTGATTGAACGCATTGCGAAATCCCAACAAGCCAAGTCAGAAATCTCGCCCGCATCGCTCGACGCCGCCATCGCCGACGCCCGCGTGGTACAAGACAACCGCCGCCGCATCCAAGACGCCTACAACCTGCGGCAATACGGCGACCGCTTATTCTCCATCTATCATTCCATCGCGCAGAGCGAACCGGCGCCGCTGGCTTCACTCGATGCAGGCGCTTTGTTAAACGCCTTCATGTCGCCGCAACGATTTTGTTTATTGAGGACCTGA